In Tissierellales bacterium, the genomic window GAAGCTGCTAGAAAGGCAAGAGATTTAACTAGAAGAAAGAGTGTGCTTGAAGCATCTACTCTTCCAGGAAAGCTTGCAGATTGTGCTGAGAAAGATGCTGCAAAGTGCGAAGTTTATCTAGTCGAGGGAGATTCTGCCGGTGGTAGTGCTAAGCAAGGTAGAGATAGAAGAACTCAGGCTATATTGCCACTAAAAGGTAAAATCATGAATATAGAAAAGGCCAGACTGGATAAGGTTTTAAGTTCGGATGAAATAAAGGCTATGATAACAGCATTTGGCTGTGGTATTGGTGAAGAGTTTAATATCGAAAAGCTTAGATATCACAAAATAGTAATCATGACCGATGCCGATGTCGATGGTGCTCATATCAGAACGCTTATACTTACGTTCTTGTATAGATATATGAAACCACTTATAACTGAAGGTTATGTGTATATTGCACAGCCGCCACTTTATAAGGTGACAAAGGGAAAGGCTATCCACTATGCATATAGTGATGAAGAGCTAAATGAAATACTTGAAAGTATTGGAAGAAATGGATATTCAATTCAGCGTTACAAAGGTCTTGGAGAGATGAACCCAGAGCAGCTTTGGGAAACTACTATGAATCCAGAACATAGAATACTTCTTAGAGTAGATATAAAAGACGAGGTTGCAGATGAGGTTGCAGATGAGATATTTGTTAAGCTCATGGGAGATAAGGTTGAACCTAGAAGAGAATTTATAGAAGAAAATGCTAAATACGTTCGCAATTTAGATTTTTAGAACATCAGAGCAAAGTAAATTTAATATATTTGCTTATGTAATTTGTAATTAGGAGGCAATACAGACTCATGGATCAAACAAACGAAAAGAGAGATAAAATCATACCCATTAGAATAGAAGAGGAAATGAAGAAGTCTTATTTGGACTATGCGATGAGTGTTATCGTCAGCCGTGCACTGCCTGATGTTCGAGATGGACTTAAACCAGTACACAGAAGAATACTTTATTCTATGGATGAATTAAAACTTACATCAGATAAACCGCATAGAAAATCGGCTCGTATAGTCGGAGATTGTTTAGGTAAGTATCACCCACATGGTGATAGCTCAGTTTATCAAGCGATGGTAAGATTAGCACAGGATTTTTCAACTAGATATCCTCTAGTTGATGGACATGGTAACTTTGGTAGTGTCGATGGAGATGGCGCAGCAGCTATGCGTTATACAGAGGCTAGAATGGCCAAAATAGCTCAAGAAATGCTTAGAGATTTGGACAAGGAGACTGTTGACTATGGTCCAAACTTTGATGAATCACTTAAAGAGCCGTTGGTTTTACCAAGCAGATATCCAAATTTACTTGTAAATGGTACTAATGGTATAGCTGTTGGTATGGCTACTAGTATACCACCTCACAATTTAGGTGAAGTAATAGATGGTGCTGTAATGCTGATAGACAATCCAGATGCGAGCATTAGAGATTTGAATACTGTTATAAAGGGACCAGATTTTCCAACTGGTTCAACTATAACTGGTAGAGCAAATATAAGAAATGCTTATGAAACTGGAAGAGGTAAGGTTGTAGTTCAAGCTAAAACTGAAATAGAAGAGATGAAAAATGGTAAGTGTAGAATTGTCGTTACAGAAATACCTTACCAAGTTAACAAGTCTAGACTTATAGAAAAAATAGCTCAACTAGTTCGTGAAAAGAAGGTTGATGGTATAACGGATTTGAGAGATGAGTCTGACAGAACTGGAATGAGAATAGTAATAGAACTTAGAAGAGATGTAAATTCTAATGTTGTATTAAATACATTATACAAACACACTCAATTACAAGATTCTTATAGTATAATAATGCTTGCTCTTGTAAACGGAGAGCCAAAGGTACTTAATCTTAAAGAGGTTCTAGAACATTATTTGGTGCATCAAAAAGATATAGTTACTAGAAGAACTCAATACGATTTAAGGAAAGCTCAGGATAGAGCTCATATACTAGAAGGACTTAGAATAGCACTTGACCATATAGATGAGATCATCAAACTTATAAGAGGTTCTAAAACTGGGGCGGAAGCTAAGGTAGCACTTATTGAGAGCTATAAGCTTTCAGAGAAGCAAGCACAGGCAATATTGGATATGAGACTCCAAAGGCTTACAGGTTTAGAGCGAGATAAGATTGAGAATGAGTATAATGGTTTACTTGAAGTTATTAAAGGATATCAAGAGTTATTAGCTGATGCTCATTTGATTATGAATGTAGTAAAAGAGGAAATGCTTGAGATAAAAGCGAAATATGCTGATGAGAGAAGAACAGCTATTACGCATTCAGTAAATGAAATAAATATAGAAGATATGATTGAAGAAGAGAATGTAGTTGTTACATTGACTCATTTTGGATATATCAAGAGAATGAAAGAGGACACTTATAGACTTCAAAGAAGAGGTGGAAGAGGTGTTGCTGGTCTTAGTACTAGAGAGGAAGATTTTGTAGAAAATATATTTATGACATCTACTCATGATCATTTATTATTCTTTACAAACTTTGGTAAGGTATATAGAATAAAGGCTTATCAGATTCCAGAAGCTGGTAGACAGGCGAAGGGAACTGCTATAGTTAATTTATTGCCATTAGACCCAGAAGAAAGAATAAAGGCGGTTATGCCAGTAAGAGAATTTAGTGACAATGAGTATCTATTATTTATTACTAAAAATGGTCTGGTTAAAAAGACAGAACTTAGTCAATATAGCTCTATAAGAAAGACTGGACTTCAGGCGATCAATCTAAGAGAAGATGACAATCTTATGAATGTCAAGAAAACTGATGGTTCATGCGAAGTTTTAGTTGTAACTAAAAGAGGCCAATCTATACGCTTTGAAGAGGAGCAGGTTAGACCTATGGGTAGAACTGCATCTGGAGTTAGAGGCATAAAACTAGAAGAGGGCGACGAAGTAATTGCAGCTGATTTATCTAATGAGGGTGATTATTTGATGGTAATCAGCGAGAAAGGCTTCGGAAAAAGAACATCTCTTGATGAATATAGATCTCAAACTCGTGGAGGAAAAGGTATTAGAACATACAATATAAAAGAATCTACTGGTGAATTAGTTGAGGCTAGAATTGTTAGTGATGAAGATCAAATTATGTTAATAAGTTTTGATGGTATAGTCATAAGAATGAATCTTGCAGATGTACAGCCAAAGGGTAGAAGTACCCAAGGTGTTCGCTTGATGAACTTAGATGATGGAGATAGAGTTGTGTCATTAGCTAAAGTAATTGGCGAAGAAGATGATGATGATTCAGAAAACGAAGAAACTACACAAGGTGAAAATTTAGATCAAGGTGAAAATTAAAGTTAACTATTATATAAACTTCAATAATATTGAAGGAGTTTGTGTATTTTTGTAGAATATATAGTTAAGCATAATGCGAGAGGAGGCGATTTTTTTGTCGTTACATTTGGACAAGAAATTTGACGAAGTGCGTAGTGCATGGGTATTGGTGCCTATGGGGGATATAGACATTTATAGTGCACCAGAATTTAAAAAAGAGCTTATAGGGTTAATAGATGAAGAGAATAGTGATGTAATCATTGATGGTGCAGAATTAGACTATATTGACA contains:
- the gyrA gene encoding DNA gyrase subunit A, encoding MDQTNEKRDKIIPIRIEEEMKKSYLDYAMSVIVSRALPDVRDGLKPVHRRILYSMDELKLTSDKPHRKSARIVGDCLGKYHPHGDSSVYQAMVRLAQDFSTRYPLVDGHGNFGSVDGDGAAAMRYTEARMAKIAQEMLRDLDKETVDYGPNFDESLKEPLVLPSRYPNLLVNGTNGIAVGMATSIPPHNLGEVIDGAVMLIDNPDASIRDLNTVIKGPDFPTGSTITGRANIRNAYETGRGKVVVQAKTEIEEMKNGKCRIVVTEIPYQVNKSRLIEKIAQLVREKKVDGITDLRDESDRTGMRIVIELRRDVNSNVVLNTLYKHTQLQDSYSIIMLALVNGEPKVLNLKEVLEHYLVHQKDIVTRRTQYDLRKAQDRAHILEGLRIALDHIDEIIKLIRGSKTGAEAKVALIESYKLSEKQAQAILDMRLQRLTGLERDKIENEYNGLLEVIKGYQELLADAHLIMNVVKEEMLEIKAKYADERRTAITHSVNEINIEDMIEEENVVVTLTHFGYIKRMKEDTYRLQRRGGRGVAGLSTREEDFVENIFMTSTHDHLLFFTNFGKVYRIKAYQIPEAGRQAKGTAIVNLLPLDPEERIKAVMPVREFSDNEYLLFITKNGLVKKTELSQYSSIRKTGLQAINLREDDNLMNVKKTDGSCEVLVVTKRGQSIRFEEEQVRPMGRTASGVRGIKLEEGDEVIAADLSNEGDYLMVISEKGFGKRTSLDEYRSQTRGGKGIRTYNIKESTGELVEARIVSDEDQIMLISFDGIVIRMNLADVQPKGRSTQGVRLMNLDDGDRVVSLAKVIGEEDDDDSENEETTQGENLDQGEN
- a CDS encoding STAS domain-containing protein; the encoded protein is MSLHLDKKFDEVRSAWVLVPMGDIDIYSAPEFKKELIGLIDEENSDVIIDGAELDYIDSTGLGVLISGLKRIRLNDKTIIIENIKPNISKLFDITGLNKVFVMK